A genomic window from Candidatus Denitrolinea symbiosum includes:
- a CDS encoding selenocysteine-specific translation elongation factor, with product MRVIGTAGHVDHGKSTLIAALTGAHPDRLKEEREREMTIDLGFGWLVLPNGEEIGIVDVPGHRDFIENMLAGIGGIDAALLVIAADEGVMPQTREHLAILDLLQIPAGLIALTKTDLAPDPDWLELLEADVRAAVRGTVLADAPILRVSAKTKTGLDALIASLQSLLSEKPSRPDLNRPRLPIDRVFSMPGFGAVVTGTLTDGALALGDEVEILPSEQKGRVRGLQTHKKKEDRAAPGSRTAVNISGIAAEKIQRGEVVVRPNQYQPTRRVDARLRLLKDASAPLKHGAEVKVFLGAAETIAAVRVLGADELAPASEGWAQLELRDPLVAVRGDRLILRRPSPTETIGGGVIADPHPKGRHKRFDEATLSSLESLARGSPADVLLEAALALSPASAKEVMARSGLESEAAVSAMNELLANGTLVNLDGGEWRTDSLLMPASRWDALQDKTLQIVGEYHKAFPLRKGIPREELKSKLKLAPRVFNAGLALIANRKVVDENGAFVALPAHAVRLDAAQQVKVKALMRRFEADPSAPPSVKESQAEVGEEVYNALIEMGELTAVSQEVVFRSKDYAAMTEKVKSFIAQNGQTTLAEVRDLLSTTRKYAQALLEHLDAVGVTVRDGDARRLKR from the coding sequence ATGCGCGTCATCGGCACAGCAGGCCACGTAGACCACGGCAAGTCCACGCTCATCGCCGCGCTCACAGGCGCTCACCCCGACCGCCTTAAAGAGGAGCGCGAGCGCGAGATGACCATAGACCTCGGCTTCGGCTGGCTCGTCCTGCCCAACGGCGAGGAAATCGGCATCGTGGACGTGCCGGGTCACCGCGACTTCATCGAGAACATGCTGGCCGGCATCGGGGGGATAGACGCCGCGCTCCTGGTCATCGCGGCGGACGAGGGCGTGATGCCGCAGACCCGCGAGCATCTCGCCATCCTCGACCTGCTCCAGATCCCCGCCGGACTCATCGCCCTGACCAAGACCGACCTCGCTCCCGACCCCGACTGGCTGGAGCTTCTCGAAGCGGACGTCCGCGCCGCCGTGCGCGGGACCGTCCTGGCGGACGCGCCGATCCTGCGCGTCTCCGCTAAAACCAAAACGGGACTCGACGCGCTCATCGCCAGCCTCCAATCCCTCCTATCGGAAAAACCCTCCCGCCCCGACCTGAACCGTCCGCGCCTGCCGATAGACCGCGTTTTCTCCATGCCGGGATTCGGCGCGGTCGTCACCGGCACGTTGACGGACGGCGCGCTCGCGCTGGGCGACGAGGTGGAGATCCTGCCGTCGGAACAAAAAGGCCGCGTGCGCGGACTCCAGACCCACAAGAAAAAAGAAGACCGCGCCGCCCCCGGCTCGCGGACGGCGGTCAACATTTCGGGGATCGCGGCCGAGAAAATCCAACGCGGGGAGGTCGTCGTCCGCCCGAATCAATACCAGCCCACCCGCCGCGTGGACGCGCGCCTGCGTCTGCTCAAAGACGCCTCCGCCCCGCTGAAGCACGGCGCGGAAGTCAAAGTCTTCCTCGGCGCGGCCGAGACGATCGCCGCCGTGCGCGTGTTGGGCGCGGACGAACTCGCGCCCGCCTCCGAGGGCTGGGCCCAGCTCGAACTGCGCGACCCGCTCGTAGCCGTCCGCGGCGACCGGTTGATCCTGCGCCGTCCCTCCCCCACCGAGACCATCGGCGGCGGCGTGATCGCGGATCCGCATCCGAAGGGACGCCACAAACGCTTCGACGAGGCGACGCTAAGTTCGCTGGAGTCGCTCGCCCGCGGCTCCCCTGCGGACGTGCTGCTCGAAGCCGCGCTGGCGCTCTCTCCCGCTTCGGCGAAGGAGGTCATGGCGCGCTCGGGGCTGGAATCCGAGGCGGCGGTCTCGGCGATGAACGAATTGCTCGCAAACGGGACGCTGGTCAACCTGGACGGCGGCGAATGGCGGACGGACAGCCTGCTGATGCCCGCGTCTCGCTGGGACGCGTTGCAGGACAAAACCCTGCAAATCGTGGGCGAGTATCACAAGGCCTTTCCGCTCCGCAAGGGGATCCCGCGCGAGGAACTTAAATCGAAACTCAAACTCGCCCCGCGCGTCTTCAACGCAGGGCTCGCGCTGATCGCGAATCGTAAAGTGGTAGACGAAAATGGGGCGTTCGTCGCGCTGCCCGCGCACGCAGTCCGCCTGGACGCCGCGCAGCAAGTCAAAGTGAAGGCGTTGATGCGGAGGTTCGAGGCGGACCCGTCCGCGCCGCCCAGCGTCAAAGAGAGTCAGGCCGAGGTGGGAGAGGAAGTCTACAACGCGTTGATCGAAATGGGCGAGTTGACCGCCGTCTCGCAGGAGGTGGTCTTCCGCTCGAAGGATTACGCGGCGATGACGGAAAAGGTCAAGTCGTTCATCGCGCAAAACGGCCAGACGACGCTGGCCGAGGTCCGCGACCTGCTCAGCACGACGCGGAAATACGCGCAGGCATTGCTGGAGCATCTGGACGCGGTCGGGGTGACGGTCCGCGATGGCGACGCGCGGCGGTTGAAAAGATAA
- a CDS encoding o-succinylbenzoate synthase translates to MKIESLTLTHLRMPLVSAFETSFGRVTHRECILVAARAEGLTGYGECVADRDPGYSYETTGTAWHIIKDFIAPLVVGQEIADAGDFQRRVDGIRGHHFAKAGVEMAVWDLLGRREGKSLRELLGGERTRVDVGVSIGLQATPEKLVRQAAEYVAQGYRRVKIKIKPGRDTADALAVRAAFPNLLLQVDANSAYTLKTSAALKPLDDLDLLLIEQPLYEDDIWDHRKLQAGFKTAICLDESIVTPRHARYAIEIEACRIINIKPGRLGGLSQAVAVHDLCRSRGMPVWCGGMLETGVGRASNLALASLPGFTLPGDISASERYYLRDITRERFTLNADSTIDVPAAPGLGVSVDQSALRAFTLAEIVIAPR, encoded by the coding sequence ATGAAGATCGAGTCCCTCACGCTCACACATTTACGCATGCCGCTCGTCTCGGCGTTCGAGACCTCCTTCGGACGCGTCACGCACCGCGAGTGCATCCTCGTCGCCGCCCGCGCCGAGGGGTTGACCGGCTACGGCGAATGTGTGGCGGACCGCGACCCCGGTTACAGTTACGAGACGACCGGGACAGCCTGGCACATCATCAAAGACTTTATCGCGCCGCTCGTCGTCGGGCAGGAGATCGCCGACGCGGGGGACTTCCAGCGCCGCGTGGACGGAATCCGCGGTCACCATTTCGCGAAAGCGGGCGTGGAGATGGCAGTCTGGGACCTGCTCGGCAGGCGCGAGGGCAAGTCGCTGCGGGAATTGCTCGGCGGCGAAAGGACGCGGGTGGACGTGGGCGTCTCGATTGGCTTGCAAGCCACGCCCGAAAAACTCGTCCGACAGGCGGCGGAGTACGTGGCGCAGGGTTACCGCCGCGTCAAGATCAAGATCAAGCCCGGCCGCGACACAGCAGACGCGCTTGCCGTCCGCGCCGCGTTTCCCAACCTGCTCCTCCAGGTGGACGCCAACTCCGCCTATACCCTGAAGACCAGCGCGGCGCTCAAGCCGCTCGACGACCTCGACCTGCTCCTCATCGAACAGCCGCTTTACGAAGACGACATCTGGGATCACCGCAAATTACAGGCCGGCTTTAAAACCGCCATCTGCCTCGACGAGAGCATCGTCACGCCCCGCCACGCGCGTTACGCCATCGAAATAGAGGCCTGCCGCATCATCAATATCAAGCCCGGGCGTCTCGGCGGACTGAGCCAGGCGGTCGCCGTCCACGACCTGTGCCGCTCGCGCGGGATGCCGGTCTGGTGCGGCGGGATGCTGGAGACGGGCGTCGGCCGCGCCTCGAACCTGGCGCTGGCCTCGCTTCCCGGCTTTACCCTGCCCGGCGACATCTCTGCCTCGGAACGCTACTACCTGCGCGACATCACCCGCGAGCGTTTTACGCTGAACGCCGACAGCACGATAGACGTCCCTGCCGCGCCCGGCCTCGGCGTGAGCGTGGACCAGTCCGCGCTGCGCGCCTTCACCCTCGCGGAGATCGTCATCGCGCCGCGTTGA
- a CDS encoding ribonuclease III: MTRQSNRGSEFDSVKALVERLGLPVKNLALYARALTHRSFVNEYAAVEDNERLEFLGDAVLDFVVGAWVYHHFPEMAEGELTKLRSALVRTDSLAAFARRLNFGPALRLGRGELASGGRDRDNLLCGAFEAFVGALYLDADIQSVTRFVEPLLESTQERILSQPDLADAKSRLQEWTQGQKLGAPAYALVDKAGPEHARTFEIEVRLNGESLGRGRGSSKASAEQEAAKAALEKLGIK; this comes from the coding sequence TTGACTCGTCAATCCAATCGCGGGTCGGAATTTGACTCGGTAAAGGCGCTGGTCGAGCGGCTCGGCCTGCCGGTTAAAAATCTAGCGCTGTACGCCCGCGCGCTCACGCACCGTTCCTTCGTCAACGAATACGCCGCCGTGGAAGACAACGAGCGTCTCGAATTTCTCGGCGACGCCGTGCTGGACTTCGTAGTCGGCGCGTGGGTCTATCATCATTTCCCGGAGATGGCGGAGGGCGAGCTGACCAAACTCCGCTCCGCGTTGGTGCGGACGGATTCCCTCGCCGCGTTCGCCCGCCGCCTGAACTTTGGGCCGGCTCTCCGTCTCGGACGCGGCGAACTGGCTTCGGGCGGCCGCGACCGCGACAACCTGCTGTGCGGCGCGTTCGAAGCCTTCGTCGGCGCGCTGTACCTCGACGCCGATATCCAGTCTGTGACGCGGTTCGTCGAGCCGCTGCTGGAATCCACGCAGGAGCGGATCCTGTCCCAGCCCGACCTCGCCGACGCGAAGTCCCGCCTGCAGGAATGGACGCAGGGACAGAAACTCGGCGCGCCCGCCTACGCGCTGGTGGACAAGGCCGGTCCCGAACACGCGCGCACCTTCGAGATCGAAGTCCGCTTGAACGGCGAGTCGCTCGGCCGCGGACGCGGTTCCAGCAAAGCCAGCGCCGAGCAGGAAGCCGCGAAAGCCGCGCTGGAAAAACTGGGAATCAAATAG
- a CDS encoding chromosome segregation protein SMC → MPLRLKSLELHGYKTFASRMEFQFGEGITAIVGPNGSGKSNIADALRWTLGEQSYGLLRGKKTEDMIFAGSESRPKAGMASATITFDNSDGWLPVDFSEVALTRRAYRDGHNEYLLNGQQVRLRDINELLAASGLSERTYTILGQGLVDASLALKADERRRLFEEAAGIGLYRTRRDEALKRLETTQRNLERVLDILAELEPRLRSLERQAKRANEFTRAQADLKVLLLDWYGYHWHHAQDELNAVHDTLRVEEVRARESREAHARVQAEFGGFRERLSGLRAQLNAWHREAADLHSKKETVSRELAVLEERRRALAASQQSLLSEQERAAGEETLAQERIFEIEQEVVRQQGEHEEAKLQLSAAQSALQARQEERAAAERRLNEARAQIAALQSQRAETQARLDELKTRIEAQNQKLDAARAAIQSTESALKNAEAQLRESRLARERAEAELTEAEQKAESGKRKAENAAAELREQTQKRDARAAEHAKLQAQLEVLEQAEASLTGYAEGTRLLLDAARQSRLSTRGTLSAALDVPAELETAIAAALGDSLDAILVSGASVEDALELLERGEGRAALFPLDDGRPGLAENPALSTTNDPDCLGVAASLLRVPDDLRIAAQLLLGNTLVVKNRSAARRLAAGLPAHARAVTLSGEVFRADGLILAGKTPRSGTLSRPRQRRETQTSLASVAETLSALEAALTRLSAQVESARGEQAQAEAEVRAARTRLEAARAAEQKSALEAESARRQFEFAQGQVAGLTEEIAAAESDRERAAGSRSEMEANAAAAQESVREFASELAALSLDEVQEQVTYWTARVAVSKGALAEALNRRNERTGAAERLGGQKSEVANRLEEAARAVVGLDAEKESLRARESELAVQIEALNAQVDPAEKDLESAEQQEKAYQLQEGEAQRAMTNAERSLGQVQLELTRRQEALVSLRQRVEDDFGLVQFDYRENVSGPVPLPLEGMVEQLPVVTSLPLELEEQMTRARQQLRRMGAVNPEAAQEYEAESQRYGFMKAQVEDLRNAEADIRQVIAELDDLTQRAFHKTFEEVASEFRNIFVKLFGGGSARLTLTDPDNLVETGIEIEAKLPGRREQGLGLLSGGERSLTAIALVFALLKVSPTPVCVMDEVDAMLDEANVGRFRDLLRELSRDTQFVVITHNRNTVQAADVIYGVTMGRDSASQVISLKLDEITEEMMGRSRG, encoded by the coding sequence ATGCCTCTTCGTCTTAAATCTCTCGAACTGCACGGATACAAGACCTTCGCCTCGCGCATGGAATTCCAATTCGGCGAGGGGATCACCGCCATTGTCGGGCCGAACGGCTCGGGCAAGTCGAACATCGCCGACGCGCTCCGCTGGACTCTCGGCGAACAATCCTACGGTCTCTTGCGCGGCAAGAAGACCGAAGACATGATCTTCGCCGGGTCGGAGAGCCGTCCCAAAGCGGGGATGGCCTCCGCCACCATCACGTTCGACAATTCCGACGGCTGGCTGCCGGTGGACTTCTCCGAAGTCGCCCTGACGCGCCGCGCCTACCGCGACGGTCACAACGAATACCTGCTCAACGGACAACAGGTGCGCCTGCGCGACATCAACGAACTGCTGGCGGCTTCGGGACTGAGCGAGCGGACGTATACCATCCTCGGCCAGGGACTCGTGGACGCCTCCCTCGCGCTCAAAGCGGACGAACGCCGCCGCCTCTTCGAGGAGGCCGCGGGCATCGGTCTCTATCGCACGCGCCGCGACGAGGCATTGAAACGCCTCGAGACGACCCAGCGCAACCTGGAACGCGTGCTGGACATCCTCGCCGAATTGGAGCCGCGTCTCCGCTCGCTGGAGCGCCAGGCCAAGCGCGCCAACGAGTTCACGCGCGCCCAGGCCGACTTGAAAGTCCTCCTGCTCGACTGGTACGGCTACCACTGGCATCACGCGCAGGACGAGTTGAACGCCGTCCACGACACCCTGCGCGTGGAGGAAGTCCGCGCCCGCGAGTCGCGGGAAGCGCACGCCCGCGTCCAGGCGGAGTTCGGCGGGTTCCGCGAGCGCCTGTCGGGACTGCGCGCCCAACTCAACGCCTGGCATCGCGAGGCTGCGGACCTGCACAGCAAAAAAGAAACCGTCAGCCGCGAACTGGCTGTGTTGGAGGAACGCCGGCGCGCGCTGGCGGCGAGTCAGCAGTCCCTGCTGAGCGAGCAGGAACGCGCCGCGGGCGAGGAGACCCTCGCGCAGGAGCGCATCTTCGAGATCGAGCAGGAAGTCGTCCGCCAGCAGGGCGAACACGAGGAAGCCAAACTGCAATTGAGCGCGGCCCAGTCCGCGCTGCAAGCCCGCCAGGAGGAACGCGCCGCCGCCGAGCGGAGACTGAACGAAGCGCGGGCGCAGATCGCGGCGCTGCAATCCCAGCGCGCCGAAACCCAGGCGCGCCTCGACGAATTGAAGACGCGCATCGAAGCGCAGAATCAAAAATTGGACGCGGCGCGCGCCGCGATCCAATCCACAGAGTCCGCGCTCAAAAACGCGGAAGCGCAGCTGCGCGAGTCGCGTCTGGCGCGCGAGCGCGCCGAAGCGGAGTTGACCGAGGCGGAGCAGAAGGCGGAAAGCGGAAAACGAAAGGCGGAGAACGCCGCTGCTGAATTGCGCGAGCAGACACAGAAGCGCGATGCCCGCGCCGCTGAACACGCCAAACTACAGGCGCAGCTCGAAGTCCTCGAGCAGGCCGAAGCCTCGCTCACCGGTTACGCCGAAGGGACGCGCCTGCTCCTCGACGCGGCGCGCCAATCCCGCCTCTCGACGCGCGGCACGTTGAGCGCGGCGCTGGACGTCCCCGCGGAACTCGAAACCGCCATCGCCGCCGCGCTCGGCGATTCGCTCGACGCCATCCTCGTCTCCGGCGCGTCCGTCGAAGACGCGCTCGAGCTGCTGGAGCGGGGCGAGGGCCGCGCGGCGCTCTTCCCGCTCGACGACGGGAGACCGGGTCTCGCCGAGAATCCCGCGCTCTCGACAACGAACGACCCCGATTGCCTCGGCGTGGCCGCGTCGCTGCTGCGCGTCCCCGACGACCTGCGGATCGCCGCGCAGTTACTGTTGGGGAACACGCTCGTGGTGAAAAACCGTTCCGCCGCGCGGCGACTGGCCGCGGGACTCCCCGCGCACGCGCGCGCGGTGACGCTCTCGGGCGAGGTCTTCCGCGCCGACGGACTCATCCTGGCCGGCAAGACGCCTCGCTCCGGGACCCTCAGCCGGCCGCGCCAACGCCGCGAGACTCAGACCTCCCTGGCCTCTGTCGCGGAGACGTTGTCCGCGCTGGAGGCCGCGTTGACGCGGCTGAGCGCGCAGGTCGAGTCGGCGCGCGGGGAGCAGGCGCAGGCCGAGGCGGAGGTCCGCGCGGCGCGGACGCGGCTGGAGGCGGCGCGCGCGGCCGAGCAAAAGTCCGCGCTCGAGGCGGAGTCGGCGCGGAGGCAGTTCGAGTTCGCGCAGGGTCAGGTGGCGGGGTTGACGGAAGAGATCGCGGCGGCGGAATCGGATCGGGAACGCGCGGCCGGTTCGAGGTCGGAGATGGAGGCGAACGCGGCCGCGGCGCAGGAGTCGGTTCGCGAGTTCGCGTCCGAGTTGGCCGCGCTGTCGCTGGATGAAGTCCAGGAGCAGGTCACGTATTGGACGGCGCGGGTCGCCGTTTCGAAGGGCGCGCTGGCGGAGGCGTTGAACCGTCGCAATGAACGGACGGGCGCGGCGGAGCGCCTGGGCGGGCAGAAGTCGGAGGTGGCGAATCGGCTGGAGGAGGCCGCGCGCGCCGTCGTCGGGTTGGATGCGGAGAAGGAGTCGCTGCGGGCGCGGGAATCCGAGTTGGCGGTCCAGATCGAGGCGTTGAACGCGCAGGTCGATCCCGCGGAGAAGGATTTGGAAAGCGCCGAGCAGCAGGAGAAGGCATATCAATTGCAGGAGGGCGAGGCGCAGCGGGCGATGACGAACGCCGAGCGGTCGCTGGGGCAGGTGCAGTTGGAATTGACGCGGCGGCAGGAGGCGCTGGTTTCGCTGAGGCAGCGCGTCGAGGACGACTTTGGGCTGGTGCAGTTCGATTACCGCGAGAATGTGTCGGGGCCGGTGCCGCTTCCGCTGGAGGGGATGGTGGAGCAGCTGCCCGTGGTCACGTCGCTGCCGCTGGAGTTGGAGGAGCAGATGACGCGGGCGCGCCAGCAGTTGCGGCGGATGGGCGCGGTGAATCCCGAGGCCGCGCAGGAGTACGAGGCGGAGTCGCAGCGTTACGGGTTTATGAAGGCGCAGGTGGAGGATTTGCGCAACGCGGAGGCGGACATCCGCCAGGTGATCGCCGAGCTGGACGACCTGACCCAGAGGGCGTTCCACAAGACGTTCGAGGAAGTGGCGAGCGAGTTCCGCAATATTTTTGTCAAGTTGTTCGGCGGCGGTTCGGCGCGGTTGACGCTGACCGATCCGGATAACCTGGTCGAGACGGGCATTGAGATCGAGGCGAAATTGCCCGGCCGCCGCGAGCAGGGACTGGGGCTTTTATCCGGCGGCGAGCGAAGCCTGACGGCGATCGCGCTGGTGTTCGCGCTGTTGAAGGTCTCGCCGACGCCGGTCTGCGTAATGGACGAGGTGGACGCCATGCTCGACGAGGCCAACGTGGGGCGCTTCCGCGACCTGCTGCGCGAGTTGAGCCGCGATACGCAGTTCGTGGTCATCACGCATAACCGTAATACGGTGCAAGCCGCGGATGTTATTTACGGCGTGACGATGGGACGCGATTCGGCCAGTCAGGTGATCAGTTTGAAGTTGGACGAGATCACGGAGGAGATGATGGGGAGGAGCAGGGGGTAG
- a CDS encoding cytochrome d ubiquinol oxidase subunit II, translated as MSYEFLQTLWFILIAILWIGFFFLEGFDFGVGMLLPFLGKKDEERRAVINAIGPTWDGNEVWLLTAGGATFAAFPHWYATMFSGFYLALFLLLVGLILRGISFEYRSKDSNPAWRSRFDWMIAVGSFIASLLLGAAFANLARGVPIDENMMYTGNLFTLLNPYGLLGGLTTVVVFLLHGANFLGLKLEGELRERAIAFSKKLYIAAVVVATLLLIATYFYTDIRSKLGIDPGITPIASFVALLVAIYFINRKMEGWAFVMTALHIVLTQVTFFTLMFPRVMVSSLNPDWSLTIYNASSSQYTLTVMSVVALIFVPIVLAYQGWTYYMFRKRVSADKKTLVY; from the coding sequence ATGTCCTACGAATTTCTCCAAACCCTGTGGTTCATCCTGATCGCCATCCTGTGGATCGGCTTCTTCTTCCTCGAAGGCTTCGACTTCGGCGTGGGCATGCTCCTGCCCTTCCTCGGCAAAAAGGACGAGGAACGCCGCGCCGTCATCAACGCCATCGGCCCCACCTGGGACGGCAACGAGGTCTGGCTGCTCACCGCCGGCGGCGCGACCTTCGCCGCGTTCCCGCACTGGTACGCCACCATGTTCAGCGGCTTCTACCTGGCGCTGTTCCTCCTGCTGGTCGGGCTGATCCTGCGCGGCATCTCCTTCGAATACCGCTCCAAAGACTCCAACCCCGCCTGGCGCAGCCGCTTCGACTGGATGATCGCGGTCGGTTCGTTCATCGCCTCGCTGCTGCTCGGCGCGGCGTTCGCGAACCTGGCGCGCGGCGTCCCGATTGACGAAAACATGATGTACACGGGCAACCTCTTCACCCTGCTGAATCCCTACGGCTTGCTCGGCGGACTGACCACCGTCGTCGTCTTCCTCCTGCACGGCGCCAACTTCCTCGGCTTGAAACTGGAAGGCGAACTGCGCGAACGCGCCATCGCGTTTTCCAAAAAACTGTATATCGCCGCCGTGGTCGTCGCCACGCTCCTGCTGATCGCCACCTACTTCTACACCGACATCCGCTCCAAACTCGGCATAGACCCGGGCATCACGCCCATCGCCTCGTTCGTCGCGCTGCTGGTCGCCATCTACTTCATCAACCGCAAAATGGAAGGCTGGGCCTTCGTGATGACCGCGCTCCACATCGTGTTGACGCAGGTCACGTTCTTCACGCTCATGTTCCCGCGCGTCATGGTCTCCAGTCTCAACCCCGACTGGTCGCTGACCATCTACAACGCCTCCTCCTCGCAATACACGCTGACGGTCATGTCCGTCGTCGCCCTGATCTTCGTCCCCATCGTGCTGGCCTACCAGGGCTGGACCTACTACATGTTCCGCAAGCGCGTCAGCGCCGACAAGAAGACGCTGGTTTATTAA
- a CDS encoding cytochrome ubiquinol oxidase subunit I — MDPTILSRWQFALTTIYHWLFVPLTLGLGWFVAYFQTRYYQTRDESWRKMTKFWGKLFLINFAIGVVTGIVQEFQFGMNWSEYSRFVGDIFGAPLAIEALLAFFMESTFLGIWIFGEGRVPEKVHLASIWLVAIGSNLSAIWILLANGFMQAPPAEAFVYNSANGRLEMVNFLALVVNPKAWIFIWHTLADGLAMAAFLILAVSAWRLVRKQNVEFFKRSFHIGALVGLIASTMVFLGGHTMGQYMKEVQPMKLAALEAIWETEQPASFSLLTIGDLSGKQEVWSLRIPYLMSFLACNDFSCEVKGVDELQAQYEQQYGPGDYIPLMVVTYWTFRIMMTFGLIMMGASAWFLWATRKKDYENAKWLKLVPFGALALPYLANASGWILTEMGRQPWIVYGLLKVEDAVSPNLTVLDLWISLIGYTAVYSALAVAMVKLMFKYAAADPDAAMHESVDVAPALVGADD, encoded by the coding sequence ATGGATCCGACAATCCTTTCCCGATGGCAGTTTGCGCTGACCACCATCTACCACTGGCTCTTCGTCCCGCTCACGCTGGGACTGGGCTGGTTCGTGGCATATTTCCAAACCCGCTACTATCAGACGCGGGACGAGTCCTGGCGAAAGATGACGAAGTTTTGGGGCAAACTATTCCTGATCAATTTCGCCATCGGCGTTGTGACCGGCATCGTGCAGGAATTCCAGTTCGGCATGAACTGGTCGGAGTATTCCCGCTTCGTAGGCGACATCTTCGGCGCGCCGCTGGCGATCGAAGCCCTGCTGGCCTTCTTCATGGAATCCACCTTCCTGGGAATCTGGATCTTCGGCGAGGGACGCGTCCCCGAAAAAGTGCATCTCGCCTCGATCTGGCTGGTCGCCATCGGTTCGAACCTGTCCGCCATCTGGATCCTGCTTGCGAACGGATTCATGCAGGCCCCGCCAGCGGAGGCCTTCGTCTACAACAGCGCCAACGGGCGCCTTGAGATGGTGAACTTCCTGGCTTTGGTCGTCAACCCCAAGGCGTGGATCTTCATCTGGCACACCCTCGCGGACGGTCTCGCGATGGCCGCCTTCCTGATCCTGGCAGTGAGCGCCTGGCGTCTCGTCCGCAAGCAGAACGTCGAGTTCTTCAAACGCTCCTTCCATATCGGCGCGCTGGTCGGCTTGATCGCCAGCACAATGGTTTTCCTCGGCGGTCACACCATGGGACAGTACATGAAGGAAGTCCAGCCGATGAAACTGGCCGCGCTCGAAGCCATTTGGGAGACCGAGCAGCCCGCCTCCTTCTCCCTGCTCACCATCGGCGACTTGAGCGGCAAACAGGAAGTCTGGTCGCTCCGCATCCCGTACCTGATGAGTTTCCTGGCCTGCAACGACTTCTCCTGCGAAGTCAAGGGCGTGGACGAATTGCAGGCGCAATACGAACAGCAATACGGCCCCGGCGACTACATCCCGCTGATGGTCGTCACCTACTGGACGTTCCGCATCATGATGACCTTCGGCCTCATTATGATGGGCGCTTCGGCCTGGTTCCTCTGGGCGACCCGCAAAAAGGATTATGAAAACGCCAAATGGCTGAAACTCGTCCCGTTCGGCGCGCTGGCCCTTCCGTATCTCGCCAACGCCAGCGGCTGGATCCTGACCGAGATGGGACGCCAACCCTGGATCGTCTACGGCCTGCTCAAAGTGGAAGACGCCGTCTCCCCGAACCTGACCGTCCTCGACCTGTGGATTTCGCTCATCGGCTACACCGCCGTCTACAGCGCGCTGGCCGTCGCCATGGTCAAACTCATGTTCAAATACGCCGCGGCAGACCCCGACGCCGCCATGCACGAATCTGTTGACGTTGCCCCCGCCCTCGTCGGCGCGGACGACTAA
- a CDS encoding DNA-binding transcriptional regulator, IscR gives MLQINRQTDYAARVILALAKRPPGTRLASGHIQREMLIPKALMPRIVAQLAANGLARTFAGRGGGLELPRPAAEITLKDVVEAFEGPILLSECLQPKGETDCPFRAECPVRSKWGRVQAAMLREMEAVTFESLAQEAAGAPPTISVPS, from the coding sequence ATGCTCCAGATCAACCGTCAAACCGATTATGCCGCACGAGTTATTTTGGCGCTCGCCAAACGTCCGCCCGGTACGCGTCTGGCTTCGGGACACATCCAGCGCGAGATGTTGATCCCCAAAGCGTTGATGCCGCGCATCGTGGCGCAGTTGGCCGCCAACGGCCTGGCGCGGACTTTCGCCGGGCGCGGCGGCGGACTCGAGCTCCCCCGCCCCGCGGCGGAAATCACCTTGAAGGACGTTGTCGAGGCGTTCGAAGGGCCGATCCTGCTCTCGGAGTGTTTGCAGCCGAAGGGAGAGACCGACTGCCCGTTCCGAGCCGAGTGCCCGGTGCGGTCGAAGTGGGGACGCGTCCAGGCGGCGATGCTGCGCGAGATGGAGGCCGTCACGTTCGAAAGTCTCGCTCAGGAGGCGGCCGGCGCGCCGCCGACAATTTCCGTTCCGTCATAA